The stretch of DNA GATTTAATGGTTGGCACATCTTGGCCCTTAAATCTCAGATCCCCATAGGGATTGTCTTCGATGATGTAAATGTTATGCTTGCTGGCCATCTCCAGCAGCTTCTGCCTCTTCTCCAGGCTCATCGTGATTCCTGCCGGATTTTGGAATGTAGGTATGGTATAGATCAGCTTTACATGATTATTAGCCTTTAAAATGTTTTCTACCTGTTCAATACACATACCATCGTTTTCAAGTGTTACCGGGAAAAGCTTTGCATTATATGCCCTGAAAGCATTAAGAGCCCCGATAAAACTCGGATTTTCACATATAATGCCGTCTCCTTCATTTAAAAAGACTTTTGCAGTAAGGTCTATTCCCTGCTGTCCACCACTCATAATTGCAATGTCATCCTCTTTTTTCCCTATACCTGCTTTATCCATTCTTTGCTTTACAATCTCTTTTAACGGACCATAACCTTCTGTTACGCTATATTGCAATGCTGTTGTACCGTTGTTTAGCAATACTTCCTGTGCGATTTCTGCAAGTTCCTTTGCTGGAAACATTTCCGGAGCCGGAAGCCCCCCTGCAAAAGAAATAACATCGGGCTGCTGTATTAGTTTAAATATTTCCCTGATAGCTGAACCCTTTAATCCTTTTACCCTATCGGCGAATAAATTATCCATCATTGCCTGTAAACACTCCTTTTTTTGATTAAGAATGAAAAATTAAGAATTTGATTTGAAATTGTCAACTGATTTATATTTCTAAAATTTTATTTGTCTAATAATTTGTCTAATAATTATACTAACATATATAAACAAATCTCATACATAATATTTTTATTTTAGAAATCTTATCATAATTTTGCATGCACTGTCAACGACATAGTCATTTCATTTCTCTACCTTGACAATAATTTTTCATAATTATATTATATAATAACAGGTAATTTGTTAAAAACCGCTAAGATAGTAATGAAATCGGTAATTTTATAGCTCTTAATTTTTATATTGTTAGTTCTTTAATTAAATATAACATTGGAGGATGGTCCTATGTCTAATTCACAGGTACGCACCCGTTTTGCTCCCAGTCCAACAGGATATATGCATGTAGGGAACCTTAGAACCGCGCTATATGCTTACTTGCTGGCAAAAAGTCATAATGGCAAATTTATTTTAAGAATTGAAGATACAGATCAGGAAAGATATGTAGAAGGCGCTATTGACGTGATATACAAGACCCTTGCGGAAACAGGATTAAAACACGATGAAGGCCCTGATATCGGTGGAGATTATGGCCCGTATATTCAAAGTGAAAGAAAACACATCTATAAAGAGTATGCTGAAAAATTAGTTGAATTGGGTGGAGCCTATTACTGTTTCTGTGATAAAGAAAGATTGGAACAATTAAGGCAGCAGCAGGAAGCTGCAAACGTAGCCCATAAATACGACGGATATTGCAGCCGTCTCTCAAAAGAGGAAATTGAAGCTAGGCTAAAAAGCGGCATTCCTTATGTAATAAGGCAGAAAATCCCCAATGATGGCGTGACTACATTCAAGGACGAAGTATTTGGAACCATCAGTGTTGAAAATAGTACACTTGATGACAATATCCTTTTAAAATCTGATGGTTTACCCACCTATAATTTTGCAAATGTGGTCGATGACCATTTAATGGGAATTACACATGTAATAAGAGGCAGCGAGTATCTTTCCTCTACTCCAAAGTATAATTTGCTATATGAAGCTTTCGGGTGGGAAATACCTACTTATATTCATTGTCCCCCCGTCATGAAGTCGGCGACTAAAAAACTCAGTAAACGTGAAGGTGATGCTTCTTACGAAGATTTTATTGCCAAGGGTTATCTAAAAGAAGCGATCTTAAATTACATTGCACTATTGGGCTGGAGCCCGGGGGATGACCGGGAAATTTTTACGCTGGAAGAACTGGTTGAAGCTTTTGATATTAAAGGCATCAGTAAATCACCTGCGATTTTTGACATTCAAAAACTGGATTGGCTAAATGGAGAATATATTAGAAAATTGTCTTTAGACGAATTCCATGAAAAAGCATTGCCTTATTATAAAAAAGCTATTTCCAATCCTAACATTGATTTATATAAGATAAGCAAGCTCCTTCATACTAGGACGGTAAAATTTTCAGATATTCCGGCCATGCTTGATTTTATTGATGTACTTCCCGAGTATGGTCCTGAACTTTACATTCACAAAAAAATGAAAACTAACCCCGAGAATTCACTGGAAAATCTTAAGGCTGCCCTACCGGTCCTTGAAGAGCTTGATAATTGGACAGAAGAGAGTCTGCACAATACACTCTTTTCTCTCATCGAAAAATTAGGTGTAAAAAACGGGCAGGTACT from Petroclostridium xylanilyticum encodes:
- the gltX gene encoding glutamate--tRNA ligase: MSNSQVRTRFAPSPTGYMHVGNLRTALYAYLLAKSHNGKFILRIEDTDQERYVEGAIDVIYKTLAETGLKHDEGPDIGGDYGPYIQSERKHIYKEYAEKLVELGGAYYCFCDKERLEQLRQQQEAANVAHKYDGYCSRLSKEEIEARLKSGIPYVIRQKIPNDGVTTFKDEVFGTISVENSTLDDNILLKSDGLPTYNFANVVDDHLMGITHVIRGSEYLSSTPKYNLLYEAFGWEIPTYIHCPPVMKSATKKLSKREGDASYEDFIAKGYLKEAILNYIALLGWSPGDDREIFTLEELVEAFDIKGISKSPAIFDIQKLDWLNGEYIRKLSLDEFHEKALPYYKKAISNPNIDLYKISKLLHTRTVKFSDIPAMLDFIDVLPEYGPELYIHKKMKTNPENSLENLKAALPVLEELDNWTEESLHNTLFSLIEKLGVKNGQVLWPIRVALSGKESTPGGGIELADLLGKEESIKRIKKGIELLEIK
- a CDS encoding PLP-dependent aminotransferase family protein, whose product is MMDNLFADRVKGLKGSAIREIFKLIQQPDVISFAGGLPAPEMFPAKELAEIAQEVLLNNGTTALQYSVTEGYGPLKEIVKQRMDKAGIGKKEDDIAIMSGGQQGIDLTAKVFLNEGDGIICENPSFIGALNAFRAYNAKLFPVTLENDGMCIEQVENILKANNHVKLIYTIPTFQNPAGITMSLEKRQKLLEMASKHNIYIIEDNPYGDLRFKGQDVPTIKSMDQDGRVIYVGSFSKILSPGLRLGWIVARSDILQKVIIVKQVNDVHTNIFAQVLATQYLLKYCIDEHIKKIRALYGKKCGFMLECMDKYFPDYCEYTRPEGGLFIWCTLPDRYDSVEIMKQSVQHKVAFVPGNTFMADMEKPCSSFRLNYSTMTEEKIEQGIKTLGEVLKSIDN